One Microcaecilia unicolor chromosome 8, aMicUni1.1, whole genome shotgun sequence DNA window includes the following coding sequences:
- the MRGBP gene encoding MRG/MORF4L-binding protein — translation MGEAEAAGSGSGVATAADPCSCAPLEEPVVWSPEVEVCLFHAMLGHKPVGVNRHFHMICIRDKFSQNIGRQINSKVIWDHLSTMYDMQALHESEILPFHNSERNFILPEDIIQEVKEGKILSEEEIKEEAKDETDAHSVSEEVFLSSGISGKVTEKLNNKEKERSSSESGCKDNADKRKRSRVTEKVLNTNSNPSSPSAAKRRRT, via the exons ATGGGGGAAGCGGAGGCGGCGGGTTCTGGCTCGGGGGTTGCTACGGCGGCGGATCCGTGCTCGTGCGCTCCCCTAGAGGAGCCGGTGGTGTGGAGTCCCGAGGTGGAGGTCTGCCTCTTCCACGCCATGCTTGGACACAAACCCGTCG GTGTGAATCGCCACTTCCACATGATCTGCATCCGTGACAAGTTTAGTCAGAATATTGGACGTCAGATCAATTCTAAAGTAATCTGGGATCATTTAAGTACCATGTATGACATGCAAGCCCTG CACGAGTCTGAGATACTTCCATTTCACAACTCAGAAAGGAATTTCATCCTTCCTGAGGACATCATCCAAGAAGTGAAAGAAG GAAAAATTCTGTCTGAAGAGGAAATAAAAGAAGAGGCAAAAGATGAGACAGATGCACACTCAGTCTCTGAAGAAG TTTTCCTGTCCTCGGGGATCTCTGGAAAAGTGACAGAAAAACTAAACAACAAAGAGAAGGAACGAAGCTCATCTGAGTCTGGGTGTAAGGACAATGCGGACAAACGGAAACGCAGCCGTGTGACAGAGAAAGTTCTAAACACCAACAGCAACCCGTCCAGTCCCAGTGCAGCCAAACGCCGTCGCACATAG